Below is a window of Flavobacterium cyclinae DNA.
TGGCGAATTGAAATTTGACTATTTAGTCATTGCTACAGGTTCGAAAACCAATTATTTTGGAAATAAAGAAATCGAGCGAAATAGTATGGCGATGAAAACTATTCCACAATCGTTGAATATTCGAAGTTTAATTTTAGAGAATTTTGAACAAGCTTTACTTACCAATGATATCGACGAACGTCATAGTTTGATGAATTTTGTTTTAGTAGGTGGCGGTCCAACAGGAGTAGAGCTAGCAGGAGCTTTAGCCGAAATGAAAAAAGCAATTCTCCCAAAAGATTATCCCGATTTAGATGTTCGAAAAATGGAAATCAATCTCATTCAAGGAAGCAATCGTATTTTAGATTCAATGAGCGAAAATGCTTCTGAAAAAGCGGAAAAATTCTTGTTGGATTTAGGAGTTAGCGTATGGAAAAACGTTCGTGTAACAGGTTACGATGGAAAAACCGTTACCACTAGTTCTGATTTATCTTTTGATTCTGCAACGGTGATTTGGACAGCTGGTGTACAAGGCGCTTTGCCTCATGGATTAAAAGCTGATAGTTTTATCAAAAATGCAAACCGTATCAAGGTAAACCAATATAATCAAGTAGAAGGTTATGACAATCTCTTTGCAATTGGCGATATTGCCGTAATGTCTTCAGAAGAATATCCACAAGGACATCCCATGATGGCACAACCTGCCATGCAACAAGGAAGGTTATTAGCCGAAAATCTAATTAAAATCATCAATAAAAAAGAACCAAAACCATTTGAATATAAAGACAAAGGTTCAATGGCAACCATAGGAAGAAACAAAGCCGTTGTCGATTTACCAAAATTCAAATTTAGTGGCGTTTTTGCATGGTTTGTTTGGATGTTTGTGCATTTGTTTTCGTTAATCGGATTCAAAAATAAAGCGGTCGTATTCTTGAATTGGGTTTACAATTACATCCGCTTCGATAGAGAAGCACGATTGATTATGCGTCCGTATAAAAAGAGAAATCAAGTTAGTTTTACGAGTGATGAAGTGTAAATAAATTATGAAAGCAAAACCAACTTTATATATATCAATTTTATTAGTTTTTTTATTTGAATCAATTGTTGCTTTCTTAGTTTATAACAAAATTGGAAGCGATAGAATTGCTCTAAGTACAATTAGGTTTCTTATTCAAATTTTATTCTTATTTGTTTTATTAAAATCAAATATTAAAGCTATTCTTTATTTATTTACGTTCTATCATATAATAGTTTGCCTTCAATATTTAATGATGGATAATTCTATTATAAACATTTTATTTGGAATCTATCACATAATTATTGCACTGTTAGTTTATTTCAACGAAAACATTGATAATATAATTTTAAGAGTAAAATCCAAGAACTAAATTTCCCCATACCCAATCGCCAATCCCACAAATTTATTATACCCTTCCATGCCGTCTTTTTGTTGGTTGGCTTTTAGGAAATTGTCGTAGAAATATTCGAAAAACGTATTGATTGGTGTTTGGTATTCTTTCCAAAAGATTTCGTTTTCTTCAAAGTTTTTCAAAACGCCTTTGTTGATTTTTTTCAAATACGGTTCAGAACTTCCTTCTTGTATCATGTCCAAATTGTGCAACGCATAGCGCAACGCAAAACTGTAAGCCGAATATTGGAAATACAAATCCTTATTATTAGAAGCAGTTACAAATCCGATAAAATTGCATTCACTTTCGCTGCCAATTCCCGTTTGATGCGCCATTTCGTGGCAAGTGGTTAAAGGTGAAGTGTATTTTGGCTTTAAATAATTGACTTGCGCTTCATTGGTAAACGGATTCAAATAACCACCAAATCCCATATAACTTAATGGATAACTAAATAACGATGATTTAATGCTTTTTACTTCGTAACGGAACTCTTGTAAATCGTTTGGGATATTTTCATAACCTTTCAAAGCAAAATCATAAATTTCATCATGGGAATACGGAATCACAACGGCTACCGAATCATTTTTAGTGATTTGCAATTGTAGTGCATTGGTTTTTACCAACATTTTTTCAATAAAAGCTACCAATTGTTGTTTCGAATATTCTTTTTCAATCTGCAATTTTTCATGTAATGGAATTCGGTAATAGTTCATTCCCCAAAGAAAATGAAAGAAAAAATAAAACACCGAAACCCAACACAATATCGCCAATCCGTTATTTTTCCATTCTTTGAAAAAGCCAATTCGATGTTTCCAAATCCATCGGAATAAAAGCAAAATCAGTATGAAATAGATGATATCACCAAACGAAAACGGTAACCAACCTAATGCTTTTCTCGATACAAAAGCTAATTTCGGATAAAAAC
It encodes the following:
- a CDS encoding NAD(P)/FAD-dependent oxidoreductase; the protein is MNIPRSSFPRIVIIGGGFAGISLAKKLRNKNVQVVLLDKHNYHNFQPLMYQVATGGLEPDSIAYPIRKIVQEYKDFYFRLAEVRDIDAENNTIYSDIGELKFDYLVIATGSKTNYFGNKEIERNSMAMKTIPQSLNIRSLILENFEQALLTNDIDERHSLMNFVLVGGGPTGVELAGALAEMKKAILPKDYPDLDVRKMEINLIQGSNRILDSMSENASEKAEKFLLDLGVSVWKNVRVTGYDGKTVTTSSDLSFDSATVIWTAGVQGALPHGLKADSFIKNANRIKVNQYNQVEGYDNLFAIGDIAVMSSEEYPQGHPMMAQPAMQQGRLLAENLIKIINKKEPKPFEYKDKGSMATIGRNKAVVDLPKFKFSGVFAWFVWMFVHLFSLIGFKNKAVVFLNWVYNYIRFDREARLIMRPYKKRNQVSFTSDEV
- a CDS encoding DUF3810 domain-containing protein, producing the protein MKRKFILPIFLLIQIIVVKTIGLFPDFVENWYSKGFYPKLAFVSRKALGWLPFSFGDIIYFILILLLFRWIWKHRIGFFKEWKNNGLAILCWVSVFYFFFHFLWGMNYYRIPLHEKLQIEKEYSKQQLVAFIEKMLVKTNALQLQITKNDSVAVVIPYSHDEIYDFALKGYENIPNDLQEFRYEVKSIKSSLFSYPLSYMGFGGYLNPFTNEAQVNYLKPKYTSPLTTCHEMAHQTGIGSESECNFIGFVTASNNKDLYFQYSAYSFALRYALHNLDMIQEGSSEPYLKKINKGVLKNFEENEIFWKEYQTPINTFFEYFYDNFLKANQQKDGMEGYNKFVGLAIGYGEI